The segment TGCAGGCAACCTTGAAGCGGAAATAATTTTCTTTCCCGGCCGAGTTGCCCAGCTCTTTGACCCGTTCGATCGCGTCAAGCAGTTCCAACGGCCAGGGGTCGAGCCTGAATTTTCCGAACCCTTCACGGTCGATGAACTCCAGGCGCAGGGCGAAGTTGTAATAGACCCACCCCTCGGCGGCCTTGGCGCGCGGGTTGTCGAGCATCGGCAGCTGGTCGCGCTGGTCGGGGAACCCCAGCATGAGCAGGACATGCCCCCGCTCGCTATCCCAGCCGCTGCCCGGTTGACCCCTTTCCTGGAACCAGCGGTTGGCGAATTCCACCCGCTTGCTGAAATCCTCCTTGAACTCGTTCTCCTCGCTGAGCGGCGTCGGGTCGCGTTTCTTCCAGAAGTCGGCGATGAATTCGTCGCGGGCTTGGTCGTCGGCCAAGTGCTTGAATATCTCAATCTCGACTTTGGTCATGATCAGCCCGACCTGGTCGAAAAAATTTTCCTCCGGGCCCGGGCCGGCCTCGTTCCCCTGAGCAACAGCGGCACAGCCCAACAGGCAGACGGCCGCCAGAATCCTTGCGCACGTTTTCATATTGGCTCCCATGTTTTTCACATTCATTTTAGTCATTTTTTTCCCTAATGCAACCGGCCGAAGCATGTTGACACGAAATTTTCAAAGCGATATAGTAGGCAAAAAAATGAAAAAGAAAGACCTCCAGGCGCATGGCGGAAAAAAACACCGGCCGGCACGGGCATTGGTTTACCCGGCGCTGGCGCTCGCTGTCCTGGCCGTTTGTTACCTGCTGTTCGGAGCCTCGCTGCGCGGCATGCTCCGGCTCCGGCAGCTGCGTAGGCTGAACGTCATCCTGATCACCCTGGATACGCTGCGCGCCGACCACCTCAGTTGCTATGATGAACGTTTCGTCAAAACACCCAACTTGGACAGCCTGGCCGCCGATGGAACCCTTTTCGAGCAATGCGTCGCCCAAACGCCGCTGACACTTCCCTCGCACGCCACCATCCTCTCGGGCACCTACCCGTTCTACCACCAGGTGCGCGACAACGAAACAACCAGGGTCCCAGTCGGCCTGACGCTGATTTCCGAAGTGTTCCAAAGCCGCGGCTTTGCTACCTCGGCCTTCATCGGCGCCATGGTCCTCGACTCCAATTTCGGCCTGGACCGCGGCTTTGACGTTTACGCCGACCGTTTCGATGCATACAACCCGCTCAATCTCTGGAGCGAAATCCGTAAACCCGCCGACGCCGTTCTCGGCGAGGCGCAGCTCTGGCTCGGGCAGCACCGGGACAAGCGTTTTTTTTCCTGGATCCATCTGTACGACCCCCACGCCCCCAGGAACCCCCCCACCCCTTTTCGCCAGCAGTAACCCAAACACCCCTACCGAGCTACCGTGGCTTTCATGGATGCTGAATAGGGAAAAATAATCAACTTTCTCAAGCAGAGTGGACTCTGGTCGAATACGCTGATTGTGGTCGTCGCCGATCACGGCGAGGGCCTGGGCGACCACGGCGAGGAGACCCACGGTTTTTTCATTTACCAGGCCACGGTGCGCGTCCCCTTCCTGGTTCACCTCCCGTTCGCGGCGCCGAAAAAAAGGCTGACAACCTGAAATACATCCTCGCCCCGCGCGAGGAACTGTACGACCTGGAGCAGGATCCCGGCGAGACCAACAATCTGGCCGGGCAGCGGCAGGATGAGATCAAGCCGCTGCGGGCCAAGCTCAACCGCCTGCTCGCTGCCGGTCGAGGGGAAGCGCTGACACCAGACCGCCCGAACTTGGGAGCTGAAACGCGGGAGAAGCTGGCCTCGCTGGGCTATATCACCTCCGCAGTCAACCCGCCGCTATCTGGAAAAGCCGTGGATCCCAAAGACAAGATCGGCATCATTGAAAAATTGCGGTCTGTCAAGGAATTGGCCGAAAAAGGGCGCTGGCCTGAAGCGGGGATCATGGCCCGTGAGATTTTACGCGTCGAACCCCAGATCGGCCAGGCCAGGATCGCCTCGGCCAATTCGTACCGGGCAGCCGGTAATTTCCCGCAGGCCATAGAAGAATTGCGCGCGGGGCTCTTGTATCATGGCGACGACGACCAGCTTCTGGCCTTGCTGGGAGAGACCCTGTCCGTGTTGGGCCGGTACCGGGAAGCATTGGCAGCCTTCGAAGGTTGCCTGGCCATCAACCCGCGAAACCCTGCCAATTACAACAACCTCGGCCTGGCCTATTTGAATCTCGGTGAGGTGGCCAAGGCTGAGAAGGCTTACCAGCACGCACTGGAGCAGGACGACCACTATGCACTGACCCATGCTAACCTGGGTCTCCTCTATATGATCGAATTGCACGACTACCGCCGGGCCGAGGAATCGCTGTTGACCGCCGTGGCCTTAAATCCAAGACTGTTTTTGGCTCACGATACATTAGGCGGGTATTACACGAGAACCGGAGAATTCAACAAAGCCGCCCAGCACTGGCTGCGCTGCCTGGAAATCGAACCGACAAACTACAATACCTGTTTCAATCTGTTCATGCTATTTGCAAAAAAGTTGCATGACCGCCCCAAGGCCCTGGCTTTTTACGAACGCATCCGGCGCGACTTTTATGCAAAACTGCCGGAAGCGGAACGGAGCAACATCGAAGCGATTCGCAAAAATCTTGATTGAGCCCCCGGTTCTCCCCTGGACGCAAGACACGCGACTTAGAATATTTTGTCTAAATACGGATTTCAATGGGGCCCATAGAAGAATATCAACACCGGCGGGACCAGCAGCAGCAGGGCGATGACCAGAAAATAAATCTGCAGCTTGAACAACCACTTGAACCATTTTTCCCAGGCGATTCCGGCCAGGCCGAGGACGCCCATGGTCACGCCCGAAGTGGGCAAGATCGGGTTGATCCAGCCGTCGCCGAACTGAAAAGCCAGAACGGCCGTCTGCCGGGTGATGCCGACGATATCGGCCAGCGGCGACATGATCGGCATGGTCAGGGCGGCCTGGGCCGAGCCGGAATGGACAAAAAAATTGATCACGCCATGGGCGATGAACATCGATTGGGCGGCAAACACGGGGTGCATGCCGGTGATCAGCCCCGACAAGCCATGGAGCAGCAAGTCCAGGACGCGGCCATCGCTGGCGATGATAAGAATGGCCCGGGCGCAGGCGATGATCAGGGCGACGCCGACCATGTCCCTGGCGCCGTCCTTGAATTCGTCGGCGATGCGCGCGAAGGACAGCTTGCCGAATTTCCCGGCCACGATGCCGAAGGTAAAAAACACCGCCGCGATTTCATTGATATACCATTTGTATTTCAAAATGCCGAAAATCAATACCGCGATCGCGGCCAGGAACAGCAGCAGGATGACGCGGATGTTCCAGGCCAGGG is part of the Candidatus Aminicenantes bacterium genome and harbors:
- a CDS encoding tetratricopeptide repeat protein, whose product is MGAETREKLASLGYITSAVNPPLSGKAVDPKDKIGIIEKLRSVKELAEKGRWPEAGIMAREILRVEPQIGQARIASANSYRAAGNFPQAIEELRAGLLYHGDDDQLLALLGETLSVLGRYREALAAFEGCLAINPRNPANYNNLGLAYLNLGEVAKAEKAYQHALEQDDHYALTHANLGLLYMIELHDYRRAEESLLTAVALNPRLFLAHDTLGGYYTRTGEFNKAAQHWLRCLEIEPTNYNTCFNLFMLFAKKLHDRPKALAFYERIRRDFYAKLPEAERSNIEAIRKNLD
- a CDS encoding GWxTD domain-containing protein; protein product: MTKMNVKNMGANMKTCARILAAVCLLGCAAVAQGNEAGPGPEENFFDQVGLIMTKVEIEIFKHLADDQARDEFIADFWKKRDPTPLSEENEFKEDFSKRVEFANRWFQERGQPGSGWDSERGHVLLMLGFPDQRDQLPMLDNPRAKAAEGWVYYNFALRLEFIDREGFGKFRLDPWPLELLDAIERVKELGNSAGKENYFRFKVACTPSGLLIEIPVKTVVVEERGDDVRSAFALAVDVFCDYVKLERLSLTREFVESRAAFTARKSFVIEVPYTFPKKGKYFLDVVVDELVTGQRFRESARCKGKGRN